The proteins below are encoded in one region of Deltaproteobacteria bacterium:
- a CDS encoding phytanoyl-CoA dioxygenase family protein, producing the protein MTNPQPPAPGPTTGATLELLTEHARTLDLAPVFARFDADGYAPLGKILTDEAIAQLQTASDDLLLGRVRPEGMFFQLDSPTGKYDDVAFDTGWVGPRLDYRKVEKLEREPRFLALIENPLFARVAHARIGPDVAIYRAVLWVKAPSGGTELPWHQDGGRFWGIDRDPTLQTWVALDDAPLDAGCVRVVPGSHRAGLVTEFGGQIADDVLARENAEARAVSLPVKAGEAMLLHNHTWHTSGLNSSGKIRRAVGICYINAATKCTRKRHKPRTFVRVFEDR; encoded by the coding sequence GTGACCAACCCCCAGCCCCCAGCCCCCGGCCCCACGACTGGGGCCACGCTCGAGCTCCTCACCGAGCACGCTCGCACGCTCGATCTCGCGCCGGTCTTCGCGCGCTTCGACGCCGACGGCTACGCGCCGCTGGGCAAGATCCTCACCGACGAGGCAATCGCCCAGCTGCAAACGGCGTCGGACGATCTCTTGCTCGGGCGCGTGCGGCCGGAGGGCATGTTCTTCCAGCTCGACTCGCCGACCGGCAAGTACGACGACGTGGCCTTCGACACCGGCTGGGTGGGTCCGCGGCTCGACTACCGCAAGGTGGAGAAGCTCGAGCGCGAGCCGCGCTTCCTGGCGCTCATCGAGAACCCGCTCTTCGCACGCGTGGCGCACGCGCGCATCGGGCCGGACGTCGCCATCTACCGCGCGGTGCTCTGGGTGAAGGCGCCGAGCGGCGGCACCGAGCTGCCCTGGCACCAGGACGGCGGGCGCTTCTGGGGAATCGATCGCGATCCCACGCTCCAGACCTGGGTGGCGCTCGACGACGCGCCGCTCGATGCGGGCTGCGTGCGCGTCGTTCCCGGCTCGCACCGCGCCGGCCTGGTGACGGAGTTCGGCGGCCAGATCGCGGACGACGTCCTCGCGCGCGAGAACGCGGAGGCGCGCGCGGTTTCACTCCCGGTGAAGGCCGGCGAGGCGATGCTCCTGCACAACCACACCTGGCACACCAGCGGCTTGAACAGCTCCGGCAAGATCCGGCGCGCCGTCGGCATCTGCTACATAAACGCGGCCACGAAGTGCACGCGCAAGCGCCACAAGCCGCGGACGTTCGTGCGCGTCTTCGAAGATCGCTAG
- a CDS encoding chromate transporter yields the protein MDTVTAKPEAPRPSSAELFTGFLEVALNGFGGAAAWARQVLVVRRRWLTDAEFTESLGMSQVIPGPNVINLAVYLGDRYRGWRGALAAFAGVMAVPTLLAVAIDAVLMRWVHIAPVHRALVGLGAGAAGLVWAMGLQLAKPLRRSLPMLLIAALAFVAAGPLKWPLPWVVLALVPASVWRAWRRA from the coding sequence ATGGACACGGTCACCGCGAAGCCCGAAGCGCCCCGACCGAGCTCCGCCGAGCTCTTCACGGGCTTCCTCGAAGTGGCGCTCAACGGCTTCGGCGGCGCGGCGGCCTGGGCCCGGCAGGTGCTCGTGGTCCGCAGGCGCTGGCTCACCGACGCCGAGTTCACGGAGTCGCTGGGCATGTCCCAGGTCATCCCCGGGCCGAACGTGATCAACCTCGCCGTCTACCTCGGCGATCGCTACCGCGGCTGGCGTGGCGCCCTGGCCGCCTTCGCCGGGGTGATGGCCGTGCCCACGTTGCTCGCGGTGGCCATCGACGCCGTGCTCATGCGCTGGGTTCACATCGCCCCGGTGCACCGGGCGCTGGTGGGCCTGGGCGCAGGCGCGGCCGGGCTGGTCTGGGCCATGGGGCTGCAGCTCGCGAAGCCGCTGCGGAGGTCGCTGCCCATGCTGCTCATCGCGGCGCTGGCGTTCGTGGCCGCGGGCCCGCTGAAGTGGCCGCTGCCCTGGGTGGTGCTGGCCTTGGTGCCCGCGAGCGTCTGGCGGGCGTGGAGGCGCGCATGA
- a CDS encoding chromate transporter: MNGRLGSLALVFAQLSLMAVGGANPVIPEMQRQLVDVRGWLDGPLFASLVALAQAAPGPNAMVVGLVGWHVGGLGGAAVATIAFCGPPALAAIAIGRAWGRLRGTRLGRALAEGLAPVTVGLVLAAGYGLSRANGFGLAAISVTALVTLGALKYPRGGLWLLASAAVAGIAIG; encoded by the coding sequence ATGAACGGCCGACTGGGATCGCTGGCTTTGGTCTTCGCGCAGCTCTCGCTGATGGCCGTGGGCGGCGCGAATCCCGTCATTCCCGAGATGCAGCGGCAGCTCGTCGACGTCCGCGGCTGGCTCGACGGTCCGCTCTTTGCCTCGCTCGTGGCGCTGGCGCAGGCCGCGCCCGGACCGAACGCGATGGTGGTCGGGCTCGTCGGCTGGCACGTGGGCGGGCTCGGCGGCGCGGCGGTGGCGACGATCGCGTTCTGCGGACCGCCGGCGCTCGCGGCCATCGCGATCGGACGCGCATGGGGTCGCTTGCGCGGCACCCGCCTCGGACGCGCGCTCGCCGAGGGACTCGCGCCGGTGACCGTCGGATTGGTGCTCGCCGCGGGCTACGGACTGAGTCGCGCGAACGGCTTCGGGCTCGCGGCGATCTCGGTGACGGCGCTGGTCACGCTCGGTGCGCTCAAGTATCCGCGCGGTGGACTGTGGTTGCTCGCGAGCGCGGCCGTCGCGGGCATCGCGATCGGCTAG
- the gcvA gene encoding transcriptional regulator GcvA: MLMRRLPSLNALRSFEAAARLGSFTDAARELYVTQGAVSRAVAGLEAWLGVVLFAREGKKVTLTPAARAYREEIAAALDRMAIATARLLEQRTGQPLRLDALPTLAMRWLIPRLPRFQARWPGVEVHLSTSDRKVMAGEPFDVAIRRGPQKWPGLKAVRFLDERATPVCAPALASRKKLSKPEDLSQHTLLHADPRPEEWQSWLSAQGLSKLKPLASLRFDHFYLALQAAQDGLGVAMGPLPIIDEDLAAGRLVAPFPTRVVAARSYYALTARRASTPAVEAFVDWLCEEGAA; this comes from the coding sequence ATGCTCATGCGCCGCCTGCCCTCGCTCAACGCCCTGCGCAGCTTCGAGGCCGCCGCCCGGCTGGGGAGCTTCACCGACGCGGCGCGCGAGCTCTACGTCACCCAGGGCGCGGTCAGTCGTGCGGTGGCGGGCCTGGAGGCGTGGCTCGGGGTGGTGCTCTTCGCGCGCGAGGGCAAGAAGGTGACGCTCACGCCCGCGGCGCGCGCGTACCGCGAGGAGATCGCGGCGGCGCTGGATCGCATGGCCATCGCCACGGCGCGCCTGCTGGAGCAGCGCACCGGCCAGCCCCTGCGGCTCGACGCGCTGCCCACGCTGGCGATGCGCTGGCTCATCCCCCGGCTGCCGCGGTTTCAGGCGCGCTGGCCGGGCGTGGAGGTGCACCTCTCGACCTCGGATCGCAAGGTGATGGCGGGTGAGCCCTTCGATGTCGCGATCCGGCGCGGGCCGCAAAAGTGGCCGGGGCTGAAGGCGGTGCGCTTCCTGGACGAGCGCGCCACGCCGGTCTGCGCGCCGGCGCTCGCTTCGCGCAAGAAGCTCTCCAAGCCGGAGGACCTGAGCCAGCACACGCTGCTGCACGCGGATCCGCGGCCGGAGGAGTGGCAGTCGTGGTTGAGCGCGCAGGGGCTCTCGAAGCTGAAGCCGCTGGCGAGCCTGCGCTTCGATCACTTCTACCTCGCGCTGCAGGCGGCGCAGGACGGGCTCGGGGTGGCCATGGGGCCGCTGCCGATCATCGACGAGGACCTCGCTGCGGGCCGGCTGGTGGCGCCATTCCCGACGCGCGTGGTGGCGGCACGGAGCTACTACGCGCTCACCGCCCGCCGAGCCTCGACGCCGGCCGTCGAAGCCTTCGTGGATTGGCTGTGCGAAGAAGGCGCGGCCTGA
- a CDS encoding helix-turn-helix transcriptional regulator produces MASSSKSVDQVFRALGNKRRREIVQLVMRGVGAPSAIAREFDCTWPAISRHLRILTDAKVLEAKDQKAGGKRQVYVVNHPALASATGWLREVGKK; encoded by the coding sequence ATGGCGAGCAGCAGCAAGAGTGTGGATCAGGTGTTCCGGGCGCTGGGCAACAAGCGCCGTCGCGAGATCGTGCAGCTGGTGATGCGCGGCGTGGGTGCGCCCTCGGCGATCGCCCGCGAGTTCGACTGCACCTGGCCGGCAATCTCCCGCCACCTGCGCATCCTCACCGACGCCAAGGTGCTCGAGGCCAAGGACCAGAAGGCCGGCGGCAAGCGCCAGGTCTACGTGGTGAACCACCCCGCGCTCGCCTCCGCCACCGGCTGGCTGCGCGAGGTGGGCAAGAAGTAG
- a CDS encoding NAD(P)-dependent oxidoreductase — MIAFLGTGLMGAEFVRGLLARGESVRVWNRTRARAEPLREAGAELANDPAEAVRGAARVHLSLGDDAAVESVLEAALPALAPDALVLDHSTTAPLPTAERTKGLRARGIAYVHAPVFMGPKNARDATGLMLTCGEAALLARAKPILQTMTGKLLDLGADPARAAAFKLFGNLMIVFISSGLGDLFALAQGLNIAPTDARDLFDSFKASNTLDLRGKRMANGDYAATFELAMARKDVRLMLETAAATGAKLEVLPAIASHMDALIAQGLGEQDLGIVAKRR, encoded by the coding sequence GTGATTGCCTTTCTGGGCACGGGGTTGATGGGCGCGGAGTTCGTGCGCGGGCTGCTCGCGCGCGGCGAATCGGTCCGGGTGTGGAACCGCACCCGCGCGCGGGCCGAGCCGCTGCGCGAGGCGGGCGCCGAGCTCGCGAACGATCCCGCGGAGGCGGTGCGCGGGGCGGCGCGCGTGCACCTCTCGCTGGGCGACGACGCGGCGGTCGAGTCCGTCCTCGAGGCCGCCCTGCCCGCCCTCGCGCCCGACGCGCTCGTGCTCGACCACAGCACCACCGCGCCGCTTCCGACGGCCGAGCGCACGAAGGGTCTGCGCGCGCGAGGCATCGCCTACGTGCACGCGCCGGTGTTCATGGGGCCCAAGAACGCCCGCGACGCCACCGGGCTGATGCTCACCTGCGGCGAGGCCGCGCTCCTCGCGCGCGCCAAGCCCATTCTTCAGACGATGACCGGCAAGCTCCTCGACCTCGGCGCGGATCCAGCGCGCGCCGCGGCCTTCAAGCTCTTCGGAAACCTGATGATCGTCTTCATCAGCAGCGGGCTGGGCGACCTCTTCGCGCTCGCGCAGGGGCTGAACATCGCGCCCACCGACGCGCGCGATCTCTTCGACTCCTTCAAGGCGTCGAACACGCTCGACCTGCGCGGCAAGCGCATGGCCAACGGCGACTACGCGGCCACGTTCGAGCTGGCCATGGCCCGCAAGGACGTGCGCCTGATGCTGGAGACGGCCGCGGCCACGGGCGCGAAGCTGGAGGTGCTGCCCGCGATCGCGTCGCACATGGACGCGCTCATCGCCCAGGGCCTGGGCGAACAGGACCTGGGCATCGTGGCCAAGCGGCGCTGA